One genomic segment of Kocuria rhizophila DC2201 includes these proteins:
- a CDS encoding COX15/CtaA family protein, with protein MSDAAPRTAVDSFWWPRTVTPWVRGLAVASLLANGLLIFTGGLVRLTGSGLGCPTWPRCTADSWTNTQEMGVHGVIEFGNRLLTFVLTVVAVLTFLSVLKLRQEHPKLYRLALYLLLGIPVQAVVGGVLVHLDLHPLLVGVHYFLSAIMIALSTLLVLNTRREGLSAVAHDQRPGQLHGHTSLVRGLAVLTGVLAAVVLYMGTLVTGTGPHAGDQDSARLAFNSVVIARAHAVPVYLLTFTVIAGILLCTVKGLPRVLRTAYALMLLVIVAQGAVGYFQYFNGVPVPAVSLHMVLSAVLIWAATRVVSISFYLAQDVHEHAAPVDLGHDAAAPLGADAQPAR; from the coding sequence ATGTCTGATGCCGCTCCCCGTACAGCCGTCGATTCCTTCTGGTGGCCCCGCACCGTGACCCCGTGGGTGCGCGGCCTCGCGGTGGCGTCCCTGCTGGCCAACGGGCTGCTCATCTTCACGGGCGGTCTGGTGCGGCTCACCGGCTCCGGGCTCGGGTGCCCCACGTGGCCCCGCTGCACGGCGGACTCCTGGACCAACACCCAGGAGATGGGTGTGCACGGGGTCATCGAGTTCGGCAACCGGCTGCTCACGTTCGTGCTCACGGTCGTGGCGGTGCTGACCTTCCTGTCCGTGCTCAAGCTGCGCCAGGAGCACCCCAAGCTCTACCGCCTGGCCCTGTACCTGCTGCTGGGCATCCCCGTGCAGGCCGTGGTGGGCGGCGTGCTGGTGCACCTGGACCTGCACCCCCTGCTGGTGGGCGTGCACTACTTCCTCTCGGCGATCATGATCGCCCTCTCAACCCTGCTGGTGCTCAACACCCGCCGCGAGGGGCTCTCTGCGGTCGCCCACGACCAGCGCCCCGGCCAGCTGCACGGCCACACCTCCCTCGTGCGCGGGCTCGCGGTGCTCACGGGGGTGCTCGCCGCAGTGGTGCTCTACATGGGCACCCTGGTGACGGGCACCGGACCTCACGCCGGGGACCAGGACAGCGCCCGGCTCGCGTTCAACTCCGTGGTGATCGCCCGGGCCCACGCCGTGCCGGTGTACCTGCTGACGTTCACCGTGATCGCGGGCATCCTGCTGTGCACGGTCAAGGGCCTGCCCCGCGTGCTGCGCACCGCCTACGCGCTCATGCTCCTGGTGATCGTGGCCCAGGGCGCCGTGGGGTACTTCCAGTACTTCAACGGGGTCCCGGTCCCCGCGGTCTCGTTGCACATGGTGCTCTCCGCCGTGCTCATCTGGGCCGCCACCCGGGTGGTGTCCATCAGCTTCTACCTCGCGCAGGACGTCCACGAGCACGCGGCCCCGGTGGATCTCGGGCACGACGCCGCCGCCCCCCTGGGCGCGGACGCCCAGCCCGCGCGCTGA
- a CDS encoding ABC transporter permease, giving the protein MSARQAPALEAVPERRRAASLPRRVVAQARYEAVTMIRNGEQLLLLVILPVLALVALTMTDLLDGYRTDGASRADVAVPGILVLCVLSSAFSGQGIQTGFDRRYGVLRHLSTTPLGRGGLIAGKLLAVLAVLAVQYLIVAAVALWLDWHPAPGAVLASVPLLVLVAVAFTGLGLLIAGTLRAEATLAVLNVVWVALAAGGGVVFPLTALPGWLAWLVAWLPSSAAGEVLRECFLQGSVSPLPLVVLAVWAVLSWAATVRWFKWV; this is encoded by the coding sequence GTGAGCGCACGGCAGGCCCCGGCCCTCGAGGCGGTCCCCGAGCGGCGTCGTGCCGCGTCCCTGCCCCGGCGCGTGGTGGCGCAGGCGCGCTACGAGGCCGTGACCATGATCCGCAACGGCGAGCAGCTGCTGCTGCTCGTGATCCTGCCCGTGCTCGCGCTCGTGGCCCTGACCATGACGGACCTGCTGGACGGCTACCGGACGGACGGCGCGTCCCGCGCGGACGTGGCCGTGCCCGGGATCCTGGTGCTGTGCGTGCTCTCCAGCGCGTTCTCGGGCCAGGGCATCCAGACGGGCTTCGACCGGCGCTACGGCGTGCTGCGCCACCTCTCCACCACCCCCCTGGGACGCGGCGGGCTGATCGCCGGCAAGCTGCTGGCCGTGCTCGCCGTGCTCGCCGTGCAGTACCTCATCGTGGCCGCCGTGGCGTTGTGGCTCGACTGGCACCCCGCCCCGGGAGCCGTGCTCGCCTCCGTTCCCCTGCTCGTGCTCGTGGCGGTGGCGTTCACCGGGCTCGGGCTGCTGATCGCCGGCACCCTGCGCGCCGAGGCCACGCTCGCCGTGCTCAACGTGGTGTGGGTTGCGCTCGCCGCGGGCGGCGGGGTGGTCTTCCCGCTCACCGCGCTGCCGGGCTGGCTCGCGTGGCTCGTGGCCTGGCTGCCGTCCTCTGCCGCCGGGGAGGTGCTGCGGGAGTGCTTCCTGCAGGGCTCCGTGAGCCCGCTGCCCCTCGTGGTGCTCGCCGTGTGGGCCGTGCTGAGCTGGGCCGCCACCGTCCGGTGGTTCAAGTGGGTGTGA
- a CDS encoding ABC transporter ATP-binding protein, translating into MPSETTSAPAAAPDPDAAALHISDLVKTFAGRHEPVHAVRGLSMAAHRGAVTALLGANGAGKTTTLHCAQGLQQPTSGTVRLLGEDPWGASPELRARVGVMLQDGGLPQAVRPEELLRHLGRLYADPVPVPELVARLGIQSFAHTPVRRLSGGQRQRVALAAALVGRPEVLFLDEPSAGLDPRSRQLVFELVQRLRDEGTCIILTTHLMDDAARLADYVYIVDRGAVAAQGTVTDLVRTGRDSSLVMTVTLSPEQRPALRADPPWRRPEFHDVRWTVRDRTVTLTGPLDAARVRVMTEWATRDDTLPEALSVQPRSLEDVFLDVAGRDER; encoded by the coding sequence ATGCCGAGTGAGACCACCTCCGCCCCCGCCGCCGCGCCCGATCCCGACGCCGCCGCGCTGCACATCAGCGACCTCGTCAAGACCTTCGCGGGCCGCCACGAACCCGTCCACGCCGTGCGCGGTCTGAGCATGGCCGCCCACCGCGGCGCCGTCACCGCGCTGCTCGGGGCCAACGGTGCGGGAAAGACCACCACGCTGCACTGCGCCCAGGGCCTGCAGCAGCCCACCTCCGGGACCGTGCGCCTGCTGGGCGAGGACCCCTGGGGGGCCTCCCCCGAGCTGCGCGCCCGGGTGGGGGTCATGCTGCAGGACGGCGGGCTGCCGCAGGCCGTGCGGCCCGAGGAGCTGCTGCGCCACCTGGGTCGGCTCTACGCGGACCCCGTTCCCGTGCCCGAGCTCGTGGCACGGCTGGGCATCCAGTCCTTCGCGCACACCCCCGTCCGGCGGCTCTCCGGCGGCCAGCGCCAGCGCGTGGCGCTGGCCGCAGCGCTCGTGGGCCGCCCCGAGGTGCTGTTCCTGGACGAGCCCTCGGCCGGGCTCGACCCCCGCTCCCGCCAGCTCGTGTTCGAGCTCGTGCAGCGGCTGCGGGACGAGGGCACGTGCATCATCCTGACCACCCACCTCATGGACGACGCCGCCCGGCTCGCCGACTACGTCTACATCGTGGACCGCGGCGCCGTGGCCGCCCAGGGCACCGTGACGGACCTCGTGCGCACGGGCCGCGACTCCTCCCTGGTGATGACCGTGACGCTGTCCCCGGAGCAGCGGCCCGCGCTGCGCGCCGACCCCCCGTGGCGGCGTCCCGAGTTCCACGACGTCCGGTGGACCGTGAGGGACCGCACCGTGACCCTCACCGGCCCGCTCGACGCCGCCCGGGTGCGCGTCATGACCGAGTGGGCCACCCGCGACGACACCCTGCCGGAGGCGCTGAGCGTGCAACCCCGTTCCCTCGAAGACGTGTTCCTGGACGTGGCCGGGAGGGACGAGCGGTGA
- a CDS encoding helix-turn-helix transcriptional regulator has protein sequence MSSPATDHPGTVRTDQDDTTRSRVLSLVLAHGPISAAQIAKDLGLTPAAVRRHLDVLESEQIVEVSMVRSAQSGAGRPARRYVVAPGGHEQLGHDYRGLARRALETMREVGGEDLVDTFVSQEIGRWRERYRPQVEAAGPDVEDRLNALTAAMSRDGFVASHTTVTPRGPKGVTLRSAQLCQGHCPIQDIANEYPEFCEQETAMIAELLDVDVRRLSTMAAGAHVCTTHVPLQLRAAGHTNSTNHTTARQGGLS, from the coding sequence ATGAGTTCACCTGCCACGGACCACCCGGGCACGGTCCGCACGGACCAGGATGACACCACCCGGTCCCGGGTGCTCTCGCTCGTGCTGGCCCACGGGCCCATCTCCGCCGCGCAGATCGCCAAGGACCTCGGGCTGACGCCCGCGGCCGTGCGCCGCCACCTGGACGTGCTCGAGTCCGAGCAGATCGTCGAGGTCTCGATGGTGCGCAGCGCCCAGTCCGGTGCGGGCCGTCCCGCGCGCCGCTACGTGGTGGCCCCCGGCGGCCACGAGCAGCTCGGCCACGACTACCGTGGGCTCGCCCGGCGGGCCCTGGAGACCATGCGCGAGGTGGGCGGGGAGGACCTCGTGGACACGTTCGTCTCCCAGGAGATCGGGCGCTGGCGCGAACGCTACCGCCCGCAGGTCGAGGCGGCCGGACCCGACGTCGAGGACCGCCTCAACGCGCTCACTGCGGCCATGAGCCGCGACGGCTTCGTGGCGTCCCACACCACCGTGACACCGCGCGGGCCCAAGGGTGTCACGCTGCGCTCCGCCCAGCTGTGCCAGGGCCACTGCCCCATCCAGGACATCGCGAACGAGTACCCCGAGTTCTGCGAGCAGGAGACCGCCATGATCGCCGAGCTGCTGGACGTGGACGTTCGCAGGCTCTCCACCATGGCCGCGGGCGCCCACGTCTGCACCACACACGTCCCGCTGCAGCTGCGCGCCGCGGGCCACACGAACTCCACCAACCACACAACCGCACGACAGGGAGGGTTGTCATGA
- the sufB gene encoding Fe-S cluster assembly protein SufB, translating to MTERIDPADTAGTMTGDTTISEILEMNPELEGIGQYQYGWADKNDAGASARRGVNEEVVRDISAKKSEPDWMTQLRLKGLKFFDRKPMPTWGADLSGIDFDNIKYFVRSTEQQAGSWEELPEDIRNTYEKLGIPEAERNRLVAGVAAQYESEVVYHQIREDLEAQGVIFMDTDTALKEHPEFFEEYFGTVIPVGDNKFAALNTAVWSGGSFVYVPKGVHVDIPLQAYFRINTENMGQFERTLIIADEDSYVHYIEGCTAPIYKTDSLHSAVVEIICKKNARVRYTTIQNWSNNVYNLVTKRAIAHEGATMEWVDGNIGSKVTQKYPAVYMTGEHARGETLSIAFAGEGQHQDTGSKMVHIAPNTSSSIVSKSVARNGGRSAYRGLVQVREGATHSKSNVVCDALLVDTISRSDTYPYVDIREDDVTMGHEATVSRVSEEQLFYLMQRGMPEEEAMAMIVRGFVEPIARELPMEYALELNRLIELQMEGSVG from the coding sequence ATGACCGAGCGCATCGACCCCGCGGACACCGCGGGCACCATGACAGGCGACACCACGATTTCCGAGATCCTGGAGATGAACCCGGAGCTCGAGGGGATCGGCCAGTACCAGTACGGCTGGGCCGACAAGAACGACGCCGGCGCGTCCGCACGCCGCGGCGTGAACGAGGAAGTGGTCCGGGACATCTCGGCCAAGAAGAGCGAGCCGGACTGGATGACGCAGCTGCGCCTGAAGGGCCTGAAGTTCTTCGACCGCAAGCCCATGCCCACGTGGGGCGCGGACCTGTCGGGCATCGACTTCGACAACATCAAGTACTTCGTGCGCTCCACGGAGCAGCAGGCGGGCTCCTGGGAGGAGCTGCCCGAGGACATCCGCAACACGTACGAGAAGCTCGGCATCCCCGAGGCGGAGCGCAACCGCCTGGTGGCCGGTGTGGCCGCGCAGTACGAGTCCGAGGTGGTCTACCACCAGATCCGCGAGGACCTCGAGGCCCAGGGCGTGATCTTCATGGACACGGACACCGCCCTGAAGGAGCATCCCGAGTTCTTTGAGGAGTACTTCGGCACCGTGATCCCCGTGGGCGACAACAAGTTCGCCGCGCTGAACACGGCCGTGTGGTCCGGCGGCTCGTTCGTGTACGTCCCCAAGGGCGTGCACGTGGACATCCCGCTGCAGGCGTACTTCCGCATCAACACCGAGAACATGGGCCAGTTCGAGCGGACGCTGATCATCGCGGACGAGGACTCCTACGTCCACTACATCGAGGGCTGCACCGCGCCGATCTACAAGACGGACTCGCTGCACTCCGCCGTGGTGGAGATCATCTGCAAGAAGAACGCCCGGGTGCGCTACACGACCATCCAGAACTGGTCCAACAACGTGTACAACCTGGTGACCAAGCGCGCCATCGCCCACGAGGGCGCCACCATGGAGTGGGTGGACGGCAACATCGGCTCCAAGGTCACCCAGAAGTACCCCGCGGTCTACATGACCGGCGAGCACGCGCGCGGTGAGACCCTGTCCATCGCGTTCGCGGGCGAGGGCCAGCACCAGGACACCGGCTCCAAGATGGTGCACATCGCCCCGAACACGTCCTCGTCGATCGTGTCCAAGTCCGTGGCGCGCAACGGCGGGCGCTCCGCCTACCGCGGCCTCGTGCAGGTGCGCGAGGGCGCCACGCACTCCAAGTCCAACGTGGTGTGCGACGCCCTGCTGGTGGACACCATCTCCCGTTCGGACACCTACCCCTACGTGGACATCCGCGAGGACGACGTCACCATGGGCCACGAGGCCACGGTCTCCCGCGTGTCCGAGGAGCAGCTGTTCTACCTCATGCAGCGCGGCATGCCCGAGGAGGAGGCCATGGCCATGATCGTGCGCGGCTTCGTGGAGCCGATCGCGCGTGAGCTGCCCATGGAGTACGCGCTCGAGCTCAACCGTCTCATCGAACTGCAAATGGAAGGATCCGTTGGCTGA
- the sufD gene encoding Fe-S cluster assembly protein SufD has product MSTTDQTARAAQDADEQVNGVSTGEDRVAIPGMSQEGETLQEGRNQAGEPEIRHTQHGDISGVPDSSRAGRTTSYDIADFPPLSSKLEDWRFTPIKRLRGLDDAALQGPAPAVSVSGDDAVQVTSVPSEDPRVGSAGIPEDRVSANAWSSFREATVISVPRDAQVAEPVIVTLTGESEEPAAQHIVVDAGSNSKALVVLRHVGTAVLSQNVEFSVADGANLTVVSLQEWTDDSVHASSQQATLGRDATFKHVLVSLGGDLVRVTPSTRFTAPGGDVEMYGLTFVDDGQHLESRLFVDHSVPRCRSRVNYKSALQGENAHGVWVGDVLIRAEAEGTDTYELNRNLILNDGPRMDSVPNLEIETGLIAGAGHASTTGQLDDEHLYYLMSRGIPEDQARRLVVRGFLFEIIQQVGVEALEEQLRASLEAELARTEN; this is encoded by the coding sequence ATGTCCACCACTGATCAGACCGCCCGTGCCGCACAGGACGCCGACGAGCAGGTGAACGGGGTGTCCACCGGCGAGGACCGCGTGGCCATCCCGGGCATGAGCCAGGAGGGCGAGACCCTGCAGGAGGGCCGCAACCAGGCCGGTGAGCCCGAGATCCGCCACACCCAGCACGGGGACATCTCCGGCGTGCCGGACTCCTCCCGTGCCGGGCGCACCACGTCCTACGACATCGCGGACTTCCCGCCGCTAAGCAGCAAGCTCGAGGACTGGCGATTCACGCCGATCAAGCGCCTGCGCGGGCTCGACGACGCCGCCCTGCAGGGTCCCGCGCCGGCCGTCTCCGTCTCCGGGGACGACGCCGTTCAGGTCACCTCGGTGCCGAGCGAGGACCCCCGCGTGGGCTCCGCCGGCATTCCGGAGGACCGGGTCTCCGCCAACGCGTGGTCCTCGTTCCGCGAGGCCACCGTGATCTCGGTCCCGCGCGACGCCCAGGTGGCCGAGCCCGTGATCGTCACGCTCACCGGCGAGTCCGAGGAGCCCGCGGCCCAGCACATCGTGGTGGACGCCGGGTCCAACTCCAAGGCTCTCGTGGTGCTGCGCCACGTGGGCACCGCCGTGCTCTCCCAGAACGTCGAGTTCTCGGTGGCCGACGGCGCCAACCTCACCGTGGTCTCCCTGCAGGAGTGGACGGACGACTCCGTGCACGCCTCCTCGCAGCAGGCCACCCTCGGCCGGGACGCCACGTTCAAGCACGTGCTCGTGAGCCTGGGCGGTGACCTCGTGCGGGTCACCCCGTCCACCCGCTTCACCGCCCCCGGCGGCGACGTGGAGATGTACGGCCTCACGTTCGTGGACGACGGCCAGCACCTGGAGTCCCGCCTGTTCGTGGACCACTCCGTGCCGCGCTGCCGTTCGCGGGTCAACTACAAGTCCGCGCTGCAGGGCGAGAACGCCCACGGCGTGTGGGTGGGGGACGTCCTGATCCGCGCCGAGGCCGAGGGCACGGACACGTACGAGCTCAACCGGAACCTGATCCTCAACGACGGTCCGCGCATGGACTCCGTGCCGAACCTCGAGATCGAGACCGGGCTGATCGCCGGTGCCGGCCACGCCTCCACCACGGGGCAGCTGGACGACGAGCACCTGTACTACCTGATGTCCCGCGGCATCCCGGAGGACCAGGCCCGCCGCCTGGTGGTCCGTGGATTCCTGTTCGAGATCATCCAGCAGGTGGGTGTCGAAGCGCTCGAGGAGCAGCTGCGCGCGTCCCTCGAGGCAGAACTGGCCCGCACCGAGAACTGA
- the sufC gene encoding Fe-S cluster assembly ATPase SufC, whose translation MSTLEIKDLHASVILDDESAKPILKGVNLTINSGEVHAIMGPNGSGKSTLASTIAGHPKYQVDSGSVTLDGQDVLKMSVDERARAGLFLAMQYPVEIPGVTTSNFLRTAKTAVDGEAPSLRTWTKDVRAAMEQLKIDTDMLQRNVNEGFSGGEKKRHEILQLEILKPKIALLDETDSGLDVDALKIVSEGVNRALSEDNTGIMLITHYTRILRYIKPQFVHVFADGRVVDEGGPELADQLENEGYDRYVQAAAK comes from the coding sequence ATGTCAACTCTGGAGATCAAGGACCTCCACGCGTCCGTCATCCTCGACGACGAGTCCGCCAAGCCCATCCTCAAGGGCGTGAACCTGACCATCAACTCCGGTGAGGTGCACGCGATCATGGGCCCCAACGGCTCGGGCAAGTCCACGCTGGCCTCCACGATCGCCGGCCACCCCAAGTACCAGGTGGACTCCGGCTCCGTGACCCTGGACGGGCAGGACGTGCTGAAGATGTCCGTGGACGAGCGGGCGCGCGCCGGGCTCTTCCTGGCCATGCAGTACCCGGTGGAGATCCCCGGTGTGACCACCTCCAACTTCCTGCGCACCGCCAAGACCGCCGTGGACGGCGAGGCGCCCTCCCTGCGCACGTGGACCAAGGACGTCCGCGCGGCCATGGAACAGCTGAAGATTGACACCGACATGCTCCAGCGCAACGTCAATGAGGGCTTCTCCGGCGGCGAGAAGAAGCGCCACGAGATCCTGCAGCTGGAGATCCTCAAGCCGAAGATCGCCCTGCTGGACGAGACCGACTCCGGCCTGGACGTGGACGCCCTGAAGATCGTGTCCGAGGGTGTGAACCGCGCGCTGTCCGAGGACAACACCGGGATCATGCTGATCACCCACTACACCCGCATCCTGCGCTACATCAAGCCGCAGTTCGTGCATGTGTTCGCGGACGGGCGCGTGGTGGACGAGGGCGGCCCCGAGCTCGCGGACCAGCTCGAGAACGAGGGCTACGACCGCTACGTCCAGGCCGCGGCCAAGTAG
- a CDS encoding metal-sulfur cluster assembly factor, translating into MSDSTAAPVSDAPGPKGQASLAEIEDLLKNVIDPELGVNIVDLGLLYGLDYQQDASLRLDMTLTTAACPLQDVIEEQVAQNLSPAVDEWHVNWIWMPPWGPERITEDGRDQMRALGFNI; encoded by the coding sequence ATGAGCGATTCCACGGCAGCACCCGTGAGCGACGCGCCCGGTCCCAAGGGCCAGGCGTCCCTCGCCGAGATCGAGGACCTGCTCAAGAACGTGATCGACCCCGAGCTGGGCGTCAACATCGTGGACCTCGGCCTGCTGTACGGGCTCGACTACCAGCAGGACGCCTCCCTGCGCCTGGACATGACGCTGACCACGGCGGCGTGCCCGCTGCAGGACGTCATCGAGGAGCAGGTGGCCCAGAACCTGTCCCCGGCGGTGGACGAGTGGCACGTCAACTGGATCTGGATGCCCCCGTGGGGTCCGGAACGGATCACCGAGGACGGCCGGGACCAGATGCGGGCCCTGGGCTTCAACATCTGA
- a CDS encoding alpha-hydroxy acid oxidase: MERHLPQLSELKPLMQFGSFNPDRRAARLAKAADVEALRRIARRRTPKPAFDYVDGAAGQELTYRRSREAFESVELLPRILHGTDTADLSTEITGFRSALPFGIAPTGFTRFMHSEGEIGGVRAAERAGIPFSLSTMGTRSIEEVRDAAPDAERWFQLYLWREHDASLDLIRRAKAAGTTTLLVTVDTPVPGQRLRDTRNGMVIPPRLTPKTVLDASYRPEWWFNFLTTDSLKFASLSDTSGALADLISTMFDPGLNLADLEWIREQWDGTLYVKGVLTREDARRAMSVGADGLVVSNHGGRQLDRAPVSLTALPELRDEVGPDVPLILDSGVLSGADVVTALCAGADFVLIGRAYLYGLMAGGEQGVSRVIELLEAQIRTTMMLMGAASTADLGPHGMRAPWLPREERVPRG; encoded by the coding sequence ATGGAACGTCATCTGCCGCAACTGTCCGAGCTCAAGCCGCTGATGCAGTTCGGCTCGTTCAACCCGGATCGCCGGGCGGCGCGGCTCGCCAAGGCCGCGGACGTCGAGGCGCTGCGGCGGATCGCGCGGCGGCGCACGCCGAAGCCCGCGTTCGACTACGTGGACGGGGCCGCGGGCCAGGAGCTCACCTACCGGCGCAGCCGGGAGGCGTTCGAGTCCGTGGAGCTGCTGCCACGGATCCTGCACGGCACGGACACCGCGGACCTCTCGACCGAGATCACGGGCTTCCGCAGTGCATTGCCCTTCGGCATCGCCCCCACGGGCTTCACGCGCTTCATGCACTCCGAGGGTGAGATCGGGGGAGTGCGGGCCGCCGAGCGCGCTGGCATCCCGTTCTCCCTCTCGACCATGGGCACACGCTCCATCGAGGAGGTGCGGGATGCCGCGCCGGACGCGGAGCGCTGGTTCCAGCTCTACCTGTGGCGCGAGCACGACGCCTCCCTGGACCTGATCCGCCGCGCGAAGGCCGCGGGCACGACCACCCTGCTGGTCACCGTGGACACCCCCGTGCCGGGCCAGCGGCTGCGGGACACGCGCAACGGGATGGTGATCCCGCCGCGGCTCACCCCCAAGACGGTGCTGGACGCGTCCTACCGGCCCGAGTGGTGGTTCAACTTCCTCACCACGGACTCCTTGAAGTTCGCCTCCCTCTCGGACACCTCCGGGGCGCTGGCGGACCTGATCTCCACCATGTTCGACCCCGGGCTGAACCTCGCGGACCTCGAGTGGATCCGCGAGCAGTGGGACGGCACGCTCTACGTCAAGGGAGTCCTCACGCGGGAGGACGCGCGCCGTGCCATGAGCGTGGGCGCTGACGGGCTCGTGGTCTCGAACCACGGGGGCCGGCAGCTGGACCGGGCGCCGGTGTCCCTCACGGCGCTGCCCGAGCTGCGGGATGAGGTGGGCCCGGACGTGCCCCTGATCCTGGACTCCGGGGTGCTGTCCGGGGCGGACGTGGTCACCGCGCTGTGCGCCGGAGCGGACTTCGTGCTGATCGGCCGCGCCTACCTCTACGGCCTCATGGCCGGGGGAGAGCAGGGCGTCTCACGGGTCATCGAGCTGCTGGAGGCGCAGATCCGCACCACGATGATGCTGATGGGTGCCGCGAGCACCGCGGACCTCGGCCCGCACGGCATGCGCGCGCCGTGGCTGCCGCGCGAGGAGCGGGTGCCGCGCGGCTGA
- a CDS encoding KPN_02809 family neutral zinc metallopeptidase, which yields MSFNENSQLDAGRVRSGGGGRGIAVGGGLGSVVILLLAGLFFGQDGIDAVTGGSQAQTTGTQQVDGALAERCRTGADANSDPSCRMVATVQSLDQFWGDYYPRATGKAYTLPEVTLFRGSDSTSCGQASSATGPFYCPPDRTVYLDTAFFEQMRTDFGAGTDALAQEYVMAHEVGHHVQNLQGTLGRAQRDPNGPTSAAVRTELQADCYAGMWANHAAEPGGSVQLKPITRPELSDAIEAAGAIGDDRIQETTQGRAHPESFTHGTSAQRQAWFLTGYQTGDIRACNTFTAESLDRPAALK from the coding sequence ATGAGCTTCAACGAGAACTCCCAGCTGGACGCCGGGCGCGTCCGCTCCGGCGGCGGTGGCCGCGGCATCGCGGTGGGCGGTGGACTGGGCAGCGTGGTGATCCTGCTGCTCGCCGGACTGTTCTTCGGCCAGGACGGGATCGACGCTGTCACCGGCGGCTCCCAGGCCCAGACCACCGGCACGCAGCAGGTGGACGGCGCCCTGGCCGAACGGTGCCGCACGGGCGCGGATGCCAACTCCGACCCCTCGTGCCGCATGGTGGCCACCGTGCAGTCCCTGGACCAGTTCTGGGGGGACTACTACCCGCGGGCCACGGGCAAGGCGTACACCCTGCCAGAGGTCACGCTGTTCCGGGGCAGCGACAGCACCTCGTGCGGCCAGGCGTCCTCCGCCACCGGCCCGTTCTACTGCCCGCCGGACCGCACCGTGTACCTGGACACGGCGTTCTTCGAGCAGATGCGCACCGACTTCGGGGCGGGCACCGACGCCCTCGCCCAGGAGTACGTGATGGCGCACGAGGTGGGCCACCACGTGCAGAACCTGCAGGGCACCCTCGGACGCGCGCAGCGGGACCCGAACGGGCCCACCTCGGCGGCGGTGCGCACCGAGCTGCAGGCCGACTGCTACGCCGGGATGTGGGCGAACCACGCGGCCGAACCGGGCGGGAGCGTGCAGCTCAAGCCAATCACCCGCCCCGAGCTCTCGGACGCGATCGAGGCCGCCGGGGCGATCGGCGACGACCGCATCCAGGAGACCACCCAGGGCCGGGCGCACCCCGAGTCCTTCACGCACGGGACGTCCGCGCAGCGTCAGGCGTGGTTCCTCACCGGGTACCAGACCGGGGACATCCGGGCGTGCAACACGTTCACCGCCGAGTCCCTGGACCGGCCCGCCGCCCTGAAGTGA
- a CDS encoding energy-coupling factor transporter transmembrane component T family protein, producing MNRGSGPGEARAHDRGGVVRGPGTRASSARRQRTPARLRRGGRRRARGEDLLGSYVPGTSALHRCPLWAKAALLLGASLAVMLLRAWPVSLAVLALTAVVSASSGLGLRRWAASLRPLWFLVLLLTGYHVLATGPARAADVVLSMLAVIALSRLLISSTALPRLIDGLVLLCSPLRRVGVDPERVGLAVSLMIRSVPWLFGVMSTLRDAAAARTVRPHAARLVTPAVIAAVDYAHRSGEALAARGLD from the coding sequence GTGAACCGGGGAAGCGGCCCGGGCGAGGCGCGCGCCCACGACCGGGGCGGCGTCGTCCGCGGTCCCGGAACGCGGGCGTCCTCCGCGCGGAGGCAACGCACCCCGGCCCGGCTGCGCCGGGGCGGACGACGCCGCGCCCGCGGCGAGGACCTCCTGGGCAGCTACGTGCCCGGCACCTCGGCCCTGCACCGGTGCCCGCTGTGGGCCAAGGCCGCGCTGCTGCTCGGGGCATCGCTCGCCGTGATGCTGCTGCGCGCATGGCCCGTGTCCCTGGCCGTGCTGGCCCTGACCGCGGTGGTCTCGGCCAGCAGCGGACTCGGCCTGCGCCGCTGGGCCGCCTCGCTGCGTCCCCTGTGGTTCCTGGTGCTGCTGCTCACCGGGTACCACGTGCTCGCCACGGGTCCCGCCCGTGCCGCGGACGTTGTGCTCTCAATGCTCGCGGTGATCGCGCTGTCCCGCCTGCTGATCTCCAGCACCGCCCTGCCCCGGCTCATCGACGGACTCGTGCTGCTGTGCTCCCCGCTGCGCCGCGTGGGCGTGGACCCCGAGCGCGTGGGCCTGGCGGTGTCGCTGATGATCCGTTCCGTGCCCTGGCTCTTCGGCGTGATGTCCACCCTGCGCGACGCCGCCGCGGCCCGCACCGTGCGCCCGCACGCCGCCCGCCTGGTGACCCCCGCGGTGATCGCCGCGGTCGACTACGCCCACCGCTCCGGGGAGGCCCTCGCCGCCCGCGGCCTGGACTGA